One segment of Channa argus isolate prfri chromosome 17, Channa argus male v1.0, whole genome shotgun sequence DNA contains the following:
- the LOC137102596 gene encoding gap junction Cx32.2 protein-like: MGDWSYLSALLDKVQSHSTVVGKIWMSVLFLFRIFVLGAAADKVWGDELSEFYCDSYEPGCKHNCYNWMFPLSYVHYWVLQITFVSTPTLVYLGHAVHIIHKEKRMMEQSQDSQDGSVQKKPKYTDDRGKVKIRGILFGTYMIQLIAKIILEIGFTVGQFYIFGSVIIPLDFHCQLTSPCATYSGAHCYISRPTEKTIFIIFMLVVSGISVLLNIIEIIYLLCSKNRAAKKRVQAQEHALSSQSYAPSPAWKGTSGRNGGYLLTPLPCPGLTDLNDPDKHCDSISKEKDT, from the coding sequence ATGGGTGACTGGTCTTACCTGTCCGCACTGTTAGACAAGGTCCAGTCTCACTCCACTGTGGTGGGGAAGATCTGGATGAgtgtccttttccttttcaggaTCTTTGTCCTGGGTGCTGCTGCAGACAAAGTCTGGGGAGATGAACTGTCAGAGTTTTATTGTGACAGCTATGAGCCAGGATGTAAACACAACTGCTACAACTGGATGTTCCCATTGTCCTATGTTCATTACTGGGTCCTGCAGATCACCTTTGTGTCGACGCCCACCTTGGTCTACCTGGGCCATGCTGTCCACATCATCCACAAAGAGAAGCGGATGATGGAGCAGTCTCAGGACAGCCAAGATGGAAGTGTGCAGAAGAAACCCAAGTATACAGATGATAGAGGGAAGGTGAAGATCAGAGGCATCCTCTTTGGCACGTACATGATCCAGCTGATCGCCAAGATCATCCTGGAGATAGGATTCACTGTGGGGCAGTTCTACATCTTTGGCTCTGTCATCATACCCCTCGACTTCCACTGTCAGTTAACTTCACCCTGTGCCACGTATTCTGGTGCCCACTGTTACATTTCACGTCCCACTGAGAAGACAATCTTCATCATCTTTATGCTTGTAGTTTCGGGCATCTCCGTGCTCCTGAACATCATCGAGATCATCTACCTGCTGTGTAGCAAGAACAGGGCAGCCAAGAAGCGGGTTCAAGCTCAGGAACATGCGCTCAGTTCACAGTCCTATGCGCCTAGCCCAGCATGGAAGGGCACAAGCGGCCGGAATGGAGGCTATCTGCTGACCCCTCTGCCTTGTCCTGGTCTGACTGACCTCAATGATCCTGACAAACACTGTGACTCCATCAGTAAAGAGAAGGACACATGA
- the LOC137102597 gene encoding gap junction Cx32.2 protein-like: protein MGEWSFLSDLLDKVQSHSTVVGKVWMSVLFLFRIFILAAGVDKIWGDEQSNMDCNTKSVGCKNACYDQAFPMSHTRFWVLQILTVSTPTLIYLGHVLLVIRRENKLRRSVKQKFGKDGMIKAPKYSDERGKVQLKGALLCSYMIQLLSRVLLEVAFIVGQYYIYGFILMPDKIAFSHKPCPSEVHCYITRPTEKSVFIVFMLAVAVFSVILNIVEIFHLIVSKARERKRRNSGLFSPETLGLNKPNYNEKVTFC from the coding sequence ATGGGGGAGTGGTCCTTTCTGTCTGATTTGTTGGACAAGGTGCAATCCCACTCCACTGTAGTGGGGAAGGTCTGGATGTctgttctcttcctcttcagGATCTTCATCCTGGCTGCTGGTGTAGACAAGATATGGGGAGATGAGCAATCAAACATGGACTGTAACACCAAAAGTGTGGGCTGCAAAAATGCCTGCTACGATCAAGCCTTCCCCATGTCTCACACGCGCTTCTGGGTTCTCCAGATTCTCACCGTCTCCACACCTACACTCATCTACCTGGGCCACGTCCTGCTGGTAATTCGGAGAGAAAACAAGCTGAGGAGATCCGTGAAGCAGAAATTCGGTAAGGACGGGATGATTAAAGCTCCAAAGTATTCAGATGAACGTGGCAAAGTGCAGCTGAAGGGGGCTCTGCTGTGCAGCTACATGATACAGCTGCTGTCCAGGGTCCTGCTTGAGGTGGCATTCATCGTGGGCCAGTACTACATATACGGCTTCATCCTGATGCCCGATAAGATTGCATTTTCACACAAACCCTGTCCATCAGAAGTACACTGCTACATAACCCGTCCCACAGAGAAATCAGTTTTTATCGTCTTCATGTTGGCGGTGGCTGTGTTCTCAGTGATCCTTAACATTGTGGAGATATTTCACCTGATCGTCTCCAAGgcaagagagaggaaaaggaggaacaGTGGCTTATTTTCCCCGGAGACACTCGGTCTCAACAAACCGAATTACAATGagaaagttacattttgttga